AATTGCTCATTAGAATCCACCGCATAATCTATCATCTCATAACATATATTCAAAAGGATTGTGTGTCTATTACAATTTGGCCTTTGATCCCATGCATCGTAGCTACTTCGGATTAACATGTATCTCCTCTTGATGTCCTTCCTTCATCGGTCTAAAATGTATTGGTTTGGCAATGATTTTATACCATTAGATTTGAATGCAACCAAAATATGCCTACATAGTATCCCCCTCATCTGAAATAACCCACATGAACAGTTTGCATTGCAGTCATCCACATTAAAATCCACTGAATATGTAACATGTTTTGTGAACTCCTGAATacgaacttcatcttctaccaaGTACCTCCTCATTACACCATCAGATGTTTGTAGAGATATATCCAAATCAAGCAAATCAATTACTTGCTGTTGAACTTCCTTAAATTTAGAGTTGGTGTACAActcttgaaatttcttttcaattggaGATCTAGATACGCAGGGAATGGTGCCGCTGAATGACTAGAATTCCGcctgattttcattttcaattttttcttcaatgcATTGTCAAAATGGTCGACAAACTCTTTCAATCTTGTCTTTGAATGGACATAACCgtaaaaaaatgcattcatactCTCGTTTCGCggggttgtactcattccagcccaaaagtACTCTTTTAGGAAAACTGGTACCCAATGCTCACGTTCATTGTATAAACTTGTCAACCATGCATTCTCATGTAAGTCGTATGTCTTAATAAACCCAGCCCAACAATTTTCAAACTCCTCAATAGTTTGTGTGTAGTAAACACATTTCATCAGCTCAGTTTTCATCCCAAGTCTGTATCTAGCAGATGATCCAAGCTTCTCGAGGACTTTCTTAAGTATATGCCATAGGCAAAATCTATGTCGAGTTTCTGGAAAGACAAtagcaattgcatttttcattgctttGTCTTGATCAGTAATAATAGCCTTTGGAGCTACTCCATCTATACACTGCAACCAGGTTTGGAACAGCCATGCAAATGTCACCGTGTCCTCATTGGAAATCAATCCAGCTCCCAAAAGAATCGACTGCCGGtgatggtttacaccaacaaatggtgcaaagggcaCCCCATACCTATTAGTCAGGTATTTGGTGTCGAATGTCACGACATTACCAAAATACTTATAGGCTTCCTGATTACGTGGATCTGcccaaaatacattttttaaccTCCCGTCATCGTctaaatccataaacacaaaaaAGTAGTTATTCTTGAACAGCATCCTCATAAAATAATCACGAAGTGCTCCAGCACCACCTGCACCAAGTCGCAGATGACGAGTTTTGTCGATGTAATTGCGACAATCCTTTTCTAAAAATGGGAGGTTCTCAAAGCCACCTGCGCCAACTACAAGAGATCCATAATTTTTGTTCATTCGGATGCCAGCTAAGTCATTTGTGTCTAGGACTCTTTTAACGGTCTCGCTAacttctctattacatcgaaagaagcgGGATTTCTGTGGGCTGATTACATGATTATGTGAATTATTCATTGTTGTCAACCGCATCTTTCCCTCAATTCTTAGTGCATTAATCCGGGCCTTACAGTCCGTCTTGCCCGTCGGAGGTGGGTTTGCCGAATTGGAACTCTTAATTAGGGGTGTGCAAAATTTCGAAGTGTTCGATTCCGGTTGACTTCTGCTCTGATTTCTACTCTGACGGAATCGGAGGGTTCAGAAGTCGGAGTCAGAATCGGAGCAGTTCCGACTCCGTAACGGAAGTCGGAATCGGTAAACCACAGGTTCCGAATTCCGATTTCAATTctgactttttaaaaaaaaaaatccagatgcAAAACCGTTTTGCATCTGGTTTTTGTCTACCTGTTAATTGGAACGGCATCGTTCCATTTAAAGAGAACGACACCGTTTGAACTTTGAATCATGGCTAAATGGCCATAAGCAATTCTTCGTCTGTTCCTCACTCGAGTCCTCGACCAGTTGACCATTTAGCCGTGATTCCTCACGCAGCCACGCTCACGACTCACTGTCCTCAGCTGCTCAGCACTTAGCTCAGACTCATCTCACCGACGACGCCACAGCCCCCCATCGACCATAGTCCACCGTAAATTGACAGAGGTTGTCGTCGCCGCAGTGCCAAATTGCAACCAAGATAATACAATcggtaaatttaaatttttcctttGTGTATTTGCTTGAAagatttgatattatttatttgataattggaAATTGCCCGTGAATGTTCTGTTTTCTACGTTGGCCGTGAATGTATTGAGGAGGATGATGGTCTTTTTCAACCATTGTGTGTTAGTTGGATGGACTTTGAAGGCTACGGCCTATgtgtttgtggaaatgtcacaaaGAAAGTCAGTAACACGATTGTATTTTACTTGTATGAGTTATTGACatattgtattttaatgttcTTCTATGTTGTTTATGGGTTGCTTGAATGCAAATTTCTAGCCAAATggtgttttaattttggtttcaaaattttaaattaacctATCTTGTAGCACTTGTCAAACCTAAGAAAATGTGGATACAAAACAACTAGTCTCATTCTCACGTGACTAAAATGAGGTATCTTGAGAAATGTGAATATGTCATCTTTGAAACAACTTTGTTAATTCGATCGGGACAAAACAAATAACCCTTCCGATCACTCCCAGCTGAATGATTTCCTTGACAGAATTTTGCTGTTTTGACCCTTGGTAAGAAAAGTTGATTTATACTTTGTAATTTCGGCCTtcttctaatcttttcaattttGGGTGGGTTAGTAAAATACTGGTCTTTTTTTACAGACCACATAAGCTTAGCAAACATTTTGATTTCTATATCCTTTCACATCATTCTTTGCAATATGGGATTTTGTGCATGGAGAACAACTTGGAGTAATTCATTAGAGCATTCTCTTTATATTGTCACAAGTGTCTGAGGCAGAACAAATCACATTTCAAGGAGGGCAGATTTGAACCTGCCTAGAACTAGTCATGTGGACAGGGAAAAAAATGAAGTAACATTTCCCCCCAATAAAGTGAGGCACAGGTGAGCTATCAAGAATTTAGGAACAAAATATGTTCGTCACCTTCTAAGCAAAATGAGGGTAGGAAACAGAGTTAGACGAAATTGGGTGCGCACTTTGTGTTCACAAAGTGCTACAAGCATCAAATACGAGGAGAGTTTAAATGCTTTGTCTCGTATACAAGTCACCAAATCCTTTTGCCTTTGTTCATCAAGACCCTTGGAATCAATTAGATTAATATGAGGTGGCTCCTTTGGATACTACCATGATACAGAAATTGTTAGTGCATAGTCTATAAGATGACATGCAATAATCACTAGCTAGATTATTAGAACATAATCACAAAAATGTCAAAGCAAGTAATCACTGgttggaaaaatatattttgcattctAGTATACTGAAGCATGAGTCATGACCCTAAAACCCCCCcaccaacccaaaaaaaaaaacccaaacacgcacaaccataaaaaaaatcaacaaaatatatattatcgTATTTCTTTATCACTAAACAAAGCCCTATGTTTTCATAGATCATCATATTGGTAGAAAATGTAACCAGAGATCATGTATACAAGGCatctatacatatatacttactAACCACTGCATCTATTTGGTTATGAAAACATATATGCATCAATATGAGTGTGTATATGCTTTGATATACCTGGGAACCTCCTCGGATGCCAAGAAGTCCCTCCACAAACTACAAagagaaaagttgaataaaaataaatggtaTTGTATTACAAAGTCGATTATACCAGTAAATCATCCAAGGAAGAAGTTGAAATATTGCCTAGCTGGTGGCAGCTTAATATGTTAGAGCAGTACTCGTACTTAATATAGCTTTTCTATAAATGCATTTTAATTCATATTTGGAAAAGCAAGTTACtttaattttactctttttgtaattaaatcatgcATGTGCTTCAATACAATAGCAATTTCCATGCATATTGATCTTCATCTATAccattgaatttgtttttactctttcttataatattgattcttgattttatttaataaacttTGACATTTTTGGAactaaatgtgtcagatttcaaGCTATGGAGGAAGAACCATATGGGACCCCAGAACAAGATCAGGATGCCACAATTCCGTCCCCAGCACCGAGATCCAGACCCACTTCTAGAACACAAACTTCATGTGCAAGCAGTCGATTCCCACTCCCGGTaaacatagaagatgagg
This genomic window from Carya illinoinensis cultivar Pawnee chromosome 7, C.illinoinensisPawnee_v1, whole genome shotgun sequence contains:
- the LOC122316300 gene encoding protein FAR1-RELATED SEQUENCE 5-like; this translates as MRLTTMNNSHNHVISPQKSRFFRCNREVSETVKRVLDTNDLAGIRMNKNYGSLVVGAGGFENLPFLEKDCRNYIDKTRHLRLGAGGAGALRDYFMRMLFKNNYFFVFMDLDDDGRLKNVFWADPRNQEAYKYFGNVVTFDTKYLTNRYGVPFAPFVGVNHHRQSILLGAGLISNEDTVTFAWLFQTWLQCIDGVAPKAIITDQDKAMKNAIAIVFPETRHRFCLWHILKKVLEKLGSSARYRLGMKTELMKCVYYTQTIEEFENCWAGFIKTYDLHENAWLTSLYNEREHWVPVFLKEYFWAGMSTTPRNESMNAFFYGYVHSKTRLKEFVDHFDNALKKKLKMKIRRNSSHSAAPFPAYLDLQLKRNFKSCTPTLNLRKFNSK